From Paraflavitalea devenefica, the proteins below share one genomic window:
- a CDS encoding TonB-dependent receptor, with translation MKLTAIFLLATALQVSATGFSQKVSLSLKDASPERVFREIKKQTGYVFFYDEDVLQKTEKVSIHVQNVTLEEALALILKKQPLEYNIIKRTIVLRLKAPYTEVKEISPPPLLPVKGKVTDENGNPLPGATVKVKGSSLKEHVSLTNTAGEFSLNVPADAVLEVSYVDFVTQEISVSGQRDFHVQLKKADKGMDEVVVVGFGTQKKASVVGAVQSIKPAELRLPSSQLSNSFAGRLAGVIAYQRTGEPGADGSSFYIRGISTFSGATNPLIVLDGVVVNAGELNALAPEVIESFSILKDATATAVYGSRGANGVMIVTTKRGRNIDKPRVNIRIENSVSTPTTVPEFADGARFMELYNEAVTGRGTGEIPYSKDKIEGTRAKLDPYLFPDVDWYDEMFKPYAMNQTVNINVMGGGQKVDYFLSATLNNDNGVLRKLNVNSYDNNINVKRYSFQNNIHVDFTKSTSLSLKLNSFLRDYHGPSVSPQTIFGQVMGANPVDFPLMFPSEEGSKSIRFGGKSGGRFNDGFINPFAEMQKGYTDNFQSSITAVVDGQQKLDLVTKGLSFKALASFKNWSNGGTTRERGVNQYQASNIVKKPDGTFTYDITRVGTVQNEVLSTSGSTSGDRQIYFQTSFDYNRTFGPHTVSGLFLYNQQEFSNNGSTTLIGSLPKRIQGLAGRVTYAFDNTYLLEFNAGYNGSENFAKNHRYGLFPSAAAGYVVSNEKFWAKIAPVISLLKLRGSWGLVGNDQIGGDRFVYLSDIDLGGQGYTTGIGQDYTRNGPTYNRFANENITWEVAEKVNLGIDLQLFNKINIVFDIFRENRSDIFLQRQGIPDFLGTQGTSVYGNLGKVRNEGFDASLDYSGKINKDLSFTVKGTFTYAHNTVLDYDEPAFYKYKNLSRIGYPVNSLLGYSAHRLFIDQAEVDASPLQQIGGFVTGGDIKYFDVTNHIDGLNMINSDDRIRMGYPTVPEIVYGFGASFRYKKFDVSFYFQGVARTSFFLSGFHPFGTSDIRNVLTFIDEDHWSPKNPDIWASYPRLSKLENPNNTANSSYWLRDGSFLKLRNAEIGYNHKFLRVYLSGYNLLTFSKFKLWDPEQGGGNGLGYPTQKVVNVGVQMGF, from the coding sequence ATGAAATTAACAGCAATCTTTCTATTGGCCACTGCCCTGCAGGTAAGCGCCACCGGGTTCTCCCAAAAAGTAAGCTTATCCCTAAAGGATGCTTCCCCGGAAAGAGTATTTCGTGAAATCAAAAAGCAAACAGGGTATGTATTTTTTTATGATGAGGATGTTTTGCAAAAGACTGAAAAGGTAAGCATTCACGTGCAGAATGTTACGCTGGAAGAGGCGCTTGCCCTCATTTTAAAAAAACAGCCGCTGGAGTACAATATTATCAAAAGGACCATTGTATTGCGGCTAAAAGCACCCTACACCGAAGTAAAAGAAATAAGTCCGCCACCCCTTTTGCCTGTTAAGGGAAAGGTAACTGATGAAAATGGCAATCCGCTGCCGGGCGCCACGGTAAAAGTAAAAGGATCTTCTTTAAAGGAACATGTTTCACTGACCAATACAGCAGGAGAGTTTTCACTGAATGTTCCGGCTGATGCCGTGCTGGAAGTTTCTTACGTTGATTTTGTAACACAGGAAATAAGCGTGAGCGGGCAAAGGGATTTTCATGTACAGTTGAAAAAGGCCGACAAAGGAATGGATGAAGTGGTGGTGGTTGGATTTGGCACACAGAAGAAAGCCAGCGTGGTGGGCGCTGTACAATCTATTAAACCGGCAGAGCTCCGGTTGCCCAGCAGCCAGCTATCCAACTCTTTTGCCGGAAGGTTGGCAGGGGTAATCGCTTATCAACGTACAGGCGAACCCGGCGCCGACGGGTCGTCCTTTTATATCCGCGGCATTTCCACCTTCAGTGGCGCTACGAACCCGCTGATCGTACTGGATGGTGTTGTAGTCAACGCAGGTGAATTAAATGCCCTGGCGCCGGAAGTCATTGAAAGCTTTTCTATCCTTAAAGATGCTACGGCTACTGCGGTGTATGGGTCAAGAGGGGCCAATGGGGTAATGATCGTGACCACCAAAAGGGGGCGGAATATTGATAAACCCCGTGTGAACATCCGCATCGAAAATTCGGTGTCTACCCCCACCACTGTTCCTGAATTTGCAGATGGGGCCCGTTTCATGGAGCTCTATAATGAAGCGGTAACCGGCCGTGGTACCGGTGAAATACCCTACTCCAAAGATAAAATTGAGGGTACAAGAGCAAAACTTGATCCTTATTTATTTCCGGATGTGGACTGGTATGATGAAATGTTCAAGCCCTATGCCATGAATCAAACTGTGAATATTAACGTGATGGGTGGAGGGCAGAAAGTGGATTATTTTTTGAGCGCCACCCTGAATAATGATAATGGGGTATTAAGAAAATTAAATGTGAACAGCTATGATAATAATATCAATGTAAAAAGGTATTCTTTTCAGAACAACATCCATGTTGATTTTACCAAAAGCACATCGTTGTCGCTAAAGCTCAATTCATTTCTTCGTGATTACCATGGACCGTCTGTAAGTCCTCAAACTATTTTTGGACAGGTAATGGGTGCTAACCCGGTAGATTTCCCGCTGATGTTTCCCAGCGAGGAGGGCAGCAAGAGCATCCGGTTTGGCGGTAAGAGCGGTGGCCGTTTCAATGATGGCTTCATCAACCCCTTTGCCGAAATGCAAAAAGGGTATACTGATAATTTCCAAAGTTCGATCACGGCGGTTGTAGACGGACAACAAAAACTGGATCTCGTTACCAAAGGGCTTTCGTTCAAAGCCCTGGCATCGTTTAAGAACTGGAGCAATGGTGGCACCACCAGGGAAAGAGGCGTGAACCAATACCAGGCCTCCAATATTGTCAAAAAACCTGATGGCACTTTTACTTATGATATTACAAGAGTAGGGACCGTTCAAAATGAAGTGTTGTCGACATCCGGAAGTACAAGCGGGGACCGGCAGATCTATTTTCAGACCTCCTTTGATTATAACAGAACATTTGGGCCACATACTGTAAGCGGGTTGTTCTTATACAATCAGCAGGAGTTTAGTAATAACGGCTCTACCACGCTTATCGGCTCCTTACCGAAAAGGATACAGGGGCTGGCAGGAAGGGTAACGTATGCCTTTGATAATACTTACCTGCTGGAGTTCAATGCAGGCTATAACGGTTCGGAGAATTTTGCCAAAAACCACCGCTATGGTTTATTCCCTTCTGCGGCAGCCGGCTATGTGGTGAGTAATGAAAAATTCTGGGCGAAAATTGCACCGGTAATAAGCCTGCTGAAATTAAGAGGCTCATGGGGCCTGGTAGGAAATGACCAGATTGGCGGGGACAGGTTTGTATACCTTTCCGATATCGATCTTGGCGGCCAGGGCTATACTACGGGCATTGGACAGGACTATACCAGGAACGGACCTACGTATAATCGCTTTGCCAATGAAAATATCACCTGGGAAGTGGCAGAAAAAGTGAACCTGGGTATCGACCTTCAGTTGTTCAATAAAATAAATATTGTGTTCGATATTTTCCGGGAGAACAGGTCTGACATATTCCTGCAAAGACAGGGTATCCCGGATTTCCTGGGCACACAGGGCACAAGTGTATATGGAAATCTTGGGAAGGTACGCAACGAGGGATTCGATGCATCCTTGGATTATTCGGGCAAGATCAACAAGGACCTGTCTTTTACTGTGAAAGGAACTTTCACCTATGCGCACAATACGGTATTGGACTATGACGAACCGGCATTCTATAAGTATAAAAACCTTTCCCGCATAGGGTATCCGGTCAATTCGCTACTCGGCTACTCGGCTCACCGCTTGTTTATTGACCAGGCTGAAGTTGATGCAAGCCCTTTGCAACAGATCGGTGGTTTTGTTACCGGTGGGGATATTAAATACTTTGACGTCACCAACCACATTGATGGGTTAAATATGATCAACAGCGATGACCGCATCCGCATGGGTTATCCAACAGTGCCCGAAATTGTATATGGCTTCGGGGCTTCTTTCCGCTACAAGAAGTTTGATGTATCATTTTATTTCCAGGGTGTGGCCAGAACATCGTTTTTCCTGAGCGGGTTCCATCCATTCGGTACGAGTGACATACGCAATGTATTAACCTTCATTGATGAAGATCACTGGAGCCCTAAAAATCCCGATATCTGGGCAAGCTATCCCAGGCTGAGTAAGCTGGAGAATCCCAATAATACGGCCAACTCTTCCTATTGGCTGAGAGACGGATCTTTTCTGAAGCTCAGGAATGCGGAAATAGGATACAACCACAAGTTTCTCAGGGTGTACCTGAGCGGATATAATTTATTGACCTTTTCAAAGTTCAAGCTCTGGGACCCGGAGCAGGGTGGCGGGAATGGTTTGGGGTATCCCACACAAAAAGTAGTGAATGTAGGTGTTCAAATGGGATTCTAA